The following proteins are co-located in the Spirosoma montaniterrae genome:
- a CDS encoding SusD/RagB family nutrient-binding outer membrane lipoprotein, with protein sequence MKRFLPNILGLALLLSQSSCDKGFEEMNVDPNKFAEVVPGYLFTRAQLDGVSTNFVGAAYLTIGQSMQHFATYKEVPAAGDKYFNFSYSTGSWNAYAGTGAGQGAVISIRQVIDAVKTSPADVNKLSAARIWKAYIFHRLTDLYGDIPYFDAGKALSDKNYAPKYDTQQAIYADLLKELDESIAAFDATKPTFGNADLMFNGDVTKWKKFGYSLMLRLGMRLTQADPTLAQTWVQKAITGGVILDDADRAVIAYVDGSQVASRNFIANGLLSTDYITPGGDNVEGGKFAKTLIDYLKTTRDPRLNVWSIVWTSTDGKTFTADTTTALQSGMPNAAFNSLPANFNTFSEPNPNTLLRYSAPLLVLGNAETNLLLAEAAVRGWYAGSTAAVTYANAVRAGMRQWALFGTGGVISDAKINAYLTANPYRTAGTVAQQMEQIQTQKWVSLFLQDEYEIFANWRRTGYPVLTPTNYPGNLTGGKIPTRFVIPDSEETYNKTNFIEARTRQGGTNTLSSVVWWDK encoded by the coding sequence ATGAAACGGTTTCTCCCCAATATACTCGGTTTGGCCCTGCTGCTCAGCCAGTCTTCGTGCGACAAAGGCTTCGAGGAAATGAACGTTGACCCCAACAAATTCGCCGAAGTCGTTCCCGGCTACCTCTTCACCCGCGCCCAGCTCGATGGCGTCAGCACCAATTTTGTTGGCGCGGCCTATCTGACCATCGGGCAGTCGATGCAGCACTTTGCCACCTACAAGGAAGTGCCGGCTGCGGGCGATAAGTACTTCAATTTCAGCTACTCCACCGGTAGCTGGAACGCCTACGCCGGCACAGGGGCCGGGCAGGGAGCGGTGATTTCGATTCGGCAGGTCATCGATGCCGTGAAAACCAGCCCCGCTGACGTGAACAAACTCTCGGCGGCCCGTATCTGGAAAGCCTACATCTTCCACCGCCTGACCGACCTCTACGGCGACATTCCCTACTTCGACGCCGGGAAAGCCCTGTCCGACAAGAACTACGCGCCCAAATATGATACGCAACAGGCCATCTACGCCGATTTGCTGAAAGAGTTAGACGAATCGATTGCTGCCTTCGACGCCACCAAGCCGACGTTTGGCAACGCCGATCTGATGTTTAACGGCGACGTGACAAAATGGAAAAAATTCGGCTACTCGCTCATGCTTCGGCTGGGCATGCGCCTGACTCAGGCTGACCCGACACTGGCCCAAACGTGGGTGCAGAAAGCCATTACCGGGGGCGTAATTCTGGACGATGCCGACCGGGCTGTTATTGCCTACGTAGACGGTTCGCAGGTGGCAAGCCGGAATTTTATTGCCAATGGCCTGCTCAGCACCGACTACATCACGCCCGGTGGCGATAACGTAGAAGGCGGCAAGTTTGCCAAAACGCTCATCGACTATCTGAAAACCACCCGCGACCCGCGCCTGAACGTATGGTCGATTGTGTGGACCAGCACCGACGGTAAGACATTTACCGCCGACACCACCACCGCGCTGCAAAGCGGCATGCCCAACGCGGCCTTCAATAGTCTGCCCGCTAACTTCAATACATTCTCGGAGCCGAATCCAAACACGCTGCTCCGCTACAGTGCGCCTTTGCTGGTGCTGGGCAATGCCGAAACAAACCTGTTGCTGGCCGAGGCTGCCGTTCGGGGTTGGTATGCGGGCAGCACAGCCGCCGTGACCTACGCCAATGCAGTTCGGGCGGGTATGCGGCAATGGGCGTTGTTTGGCACGGGCGGGGTAATCTCAGACGCCAAAATCAATGCCTATCTGACCGCCAATCCGTACAGAACGGCGGGTACGGTGGCGCAGCAGATGGAGCAGATTCAGACGCAGAAATGGGTGTCGCTGTTTTTGCAGGACGAATACGAAATTTTTGCCAACTGGCGACGCACCGGCTACCCTGTACTGACACCCACCAACTACCCCGGCAACCTCACCGGCGGCAAAATCCCGACCCGCTTCGTAATTCCCGATTCGGAGGAGACGTACAACAAAACGAACTTCATCGAAGCCCGCACCCGGCAGGGCGGCACCAACACGCTGTCGAGTGTAGTGTGGTGGGATAAGTAG
- a CDS encoding amidohydrolase/deacetylase family metallohydrolase yields MKNAYLLFFCLFTSSVLAQPYTLLIKGGRLIDPKNNIDALMDIAIADGKIARVAKDIDAKDAKQVVDAKGMYVTPGLIDIHGHVFYGTAANHYLSNGLSAVSPDGFTFRVGVTTIVDAGGAGWKSFPMFKENVILTAKTRVLSLMNIVGEGMRGGVFEQDTADMDAKMAAKVALENKNDVVGFKVAHFQGPNWKPVDRAVEAGTLANIPVMVDFGGSNPPLPLEDLFLKHLRPGDIYTHAYTLLPGNVRETIVDEETGTVKPFVWEARKRGIVFDVGYGGASFNFSQAIPAIKSKFYPTTISTDLHTGSMNGSMKDILSIMSKFVVMGQDVPGVIRASTWTPAQVIKRENLGHLSVGAIADVAILSMREGNFGFYDKTGYKVKGKQKFECEMTIKGGKIVYDLNGIVSPMGNN; encoded by the coding sequence ATGAAAAACGCATACCTCCTTTTCTTCTGCCTGTTTACCAGTTCCGTACTGGCGCAACCGTATACGCTGCTCATCAAGGGCGGACGACTTATCGACCCAAAAAATAACATCGATGCGCTCATGGACATTGCCATCGCTGATGGCAAAATAGCGCGGGTGGCAAAAGACATCGACGCCAAAGACGCCAAACAGGTGGTCGATGCCAAAGGCATGTACGTTACGCCCGGCCTGATCGACATTCACGGACACGTATTTTATGGCACAGCCGCCAACCATTACCTGAGCAACGGCCTGTCGGCGGTGTCGCCGGATGGGTTCACGTTTCGGGTAGGCGTTACCACCATTGTCGATGCGGGGGGTGCGGGCTGGAAATCGTTTCCAATGTTTAAAGAAAACGTGATTCTTACGGCAAAAACGCGGGTATTGTCGCTGATGAACATCGTCGGCGAAGGGATGCGCGGGGGCGTGTTCGAGCAGGATACCGCCGACATGGATGCTAAGATGGCGGCCAAAGTCGCGCTCGAAAACAAGAACGACGTGGTGGGTTTCAAGGTTGCCCATTTTCAGGGACCGAACTGGAAACCCGTTGACCGGGCCGTGGAAGCGGGTACGCTGGCGAATATTCCGGTGATGGTCGATTTTGGCGGTAGTAATCCGCCCCTGCCGCTCGAAGACCTGTTTTTGAAACACCTGCGCCCCGGCGACATTTACACCCATGCCTACACGCTGCTGCCCGGCAACGTGCGCGAAACCATTGTAGACGAAGAAACCGGCACCGTGAAGCCGTTTGTGTGGGAAGCCCGCAAACGCGGCATTGTGTTCGACGTGGGGTATGGCGGGGCCAGTTTCAACTTTTCGCAAGCCATTCCAGCCATCAAAAGCAAGTTTTACCCCACCACCATCAGCACCGACCTGCATACGGGCAGTATGAACGGCTCGATGAAAGACATCCTGAGCATTATGTCGAAATTCGTAGTAATGGGGCAGGACGTGCCGGGTGTGATCCGGGCCAGTACGTGGACGCCCGCGCAGGTAATCAAACGCGAAAACCTGGGCCATCTGTCGGTGGGAGCCATTGCCGACGTAGCCATTTTGAGTATGCGGGAGGGCAATTTCGGCTTCTACGACAAAACCGGCTACAAGGTAAAAGGGAAGCAGAAATTTGAATGCGAAATGACCATCAAAGGCGGCAAAATCGTTTACGACCTCAACGGAATCGTTAGCCCAATGGGTAATAATTAA
- a CDS encoding bifunctional 4-hydroxy-2-oxoglutarate aldolase/2-dehydro-3-deoxy-phosphogluconate aldolase — translation MPLTTFSSDLFARAPIVGIIRHLRPDEVAAILPVYVESGLTTLEITMNTPGADELIHDALAEYAGRLNIGAGTVRTLADLDSALTAGAQFIVTPTVDEAVIRQCFDRGVPIFPGAFTPTEIQRAWTLGATMVKVYPAGVLGPTYIRDVKAPLDDVKLLPTGGIGLDNVAAFMQAGADGVGMGSQLFDKTLIRAKDWAGLRMHFSAVCQVVTQRFTE, via the coding sequence ATGCCACTCACTACGTTTTCTTCAGACTTATTCGCCCGCGCCCCCATTGTTGGCATTATTCGGCACCTCCGCCCCGACGAGGTTGCGGCTATTCTGCCTGTTTATGTCGAAAGCGGTCTGACTACTCTCGAAATCACCATGAATACCCCCGGTGCGGATGAGCTGATTCATGACGCGCTGGCCGAATATGCCGGGCGGTTGAACATTGGCGCGGGCACTGTCAGAACGCTGGCCGACTTAGACAGTGCGCTAACTGCCGGAGCGCAGTTCATTGTTACGCCAACCGTAGACGAGGCCGTCATTCGTCAGTGCTTTGATCGGGGAGTTCCAATCTTTCCGGGCGCGTTTACCCCAACCGAAATACAACGGGCCTGGACGCTGGGAGCCACGATGGTAAAAGTTTATCCGGCGGGCGTTCTCGGCCCCACCTATATTCGCGATGTAAAGGCACCCCTCGATGATGTCAAACTACTTCCCACGGGCGGTATCGGTCTCGACAACGTAGCGGCATTCATGCAGGCCGGGGCCGATGGTGTGGGAATGGGCAGTCAGTTGTTCGACAAAACGCTGATTCGGGCAAAGGACTGGGCCGGGCTGCGGATGCATTTTAGTGCTGTTTGTCAGGTTGTTACACAGAGATTCACGGAGTGA
- a CDS encoding RidA family protein yields the protein MKTERRSLLKRLFSSVAGVVGLGATASVMAEPAARKEVFNVETLDDVPLFSGSTKMGNFVFVAGKGYHKEGDIRVHTDEVLKELEKELIKAGSSMEKVLKVNVYLHDLNDYKAMNEVYKGRFGSKPPVRTTVAVYGGVPGSSLVEMDCIAYV from the coding sequence ATGAAAACAGAACGTCGTTCGCTGCTCAAACGCCTTTTCTCGTCCGTGGCCGGTGTTGTTGGCCTCGGAGCCACCGCCAGCGTCATGGCCGAGCCAGCCGCCCGCAAAGAAGTCTTCAACGTTGAAACCCTCGATGACGTACCGCTGTTCTCCGGCTCTACCAAAATGGGCAACTTCGTGTTCGTGGCTGGCAAAGGCTACCACAAAGAAGGCGACATTCGGGTACATACCGACGAAGTGCTGAAAGAACTCGAAAAAGAACTGATCAAAGCCGGTTCGTCGATGGAAAAAGTGCTGAAAGTAAACGTGTATCTGCACGACCTGAACGATTATAAGGCCATGAACGAAGTCTACAAAGGTCGATTCGGCAGCAAACCGCCCGTTCGCACCACCGTGGCCGTCTACGGCGGTGTACCCGGCAGTTCGCTCGTGGAGATGGATTGTATCGCCTACGTTTGA
- a CDS encoding MFS transporter translates to MVKPTTHYRWFIIFLVFIATTINYLDRQVIGFLKPILEKEFNWSETDFARIVMAFTAAYAVGLLVSGWFIDRVGTKVGYAVTIVIWSLAGMAHALARSAFGFGLARVGLGLGEAGNYPAAMKTVAEWFPKKERGLATGLFNAGTSIGVVVAVLLVPLLLRSYGWPEVFWITGALGFVWLIAWLIFYDTPIRQRRLSATEREYILAGQEGADDTATPSVRWTQLFASRQTWVLIVGKGLIDPIYWFFLFWLPSYFSAMFALDLKKPSWELMIIYTATTVGSIAGGYFSSRLIKRGWPTLKARKTALLVFAVLELSVILLQFATNVWVAVGLLSLAVAVHQAWATNVFTLGSDLFPKEIVSSAVGIGGMAGAVGGILFPMLVGSLLDSYKAADNLSGGYNVLFTICGCTYLVAWAIIHRLTR, encoded by the coding sequence ATCGTGAAGCCAACCACTCATTACCGCTGGTTTATTATCTTTCTGGTTTTCATTGCCACCACTATCAATTACCTCGACCGGCAGGTTATCGGATTCCTGAAGCCAATTCTGGAAAAAGAATTTAACTGGTCGGAGACCGACTTCGCCCGTATCGTGATGGCATTTACGGCGGCCTATGCTGTGGGCCTGCTGGTGTCGGGCTGGTTTATCGACCGGGTAGGAACAAAGGTTGGCTACGCCGTTACGATTGTAATCTGGAGCCTGGCGGGTATGGCCCACGCGCTGGCTCGTTCAGCGTTTGGCTTTGGCCTGGCGCGGGTGGGGCTGGGGCTGGGCGAAGCGGGCAACTACCCGGCAGCCATGAAAACCGTGGCCGAGTGGTTTCCTAAAAAAGAACGCGGCCTGGCAACGGGCCTCTTCAACGCTGGCACCAGCATCGGCGTGGTGGTGGCGGTATTGCTGGTGCCGCTGCTGCTGCGCTCATACGGCTGGCCAGAAGTGTTCTGGATTACGGGCGCATTAGGCTTTGTCTGGCTGATTGCCTGGCTGATTTTCTATGATACGCCGATTCGGCAACGGCGATTGTCGGCCACCGAACGCGAGTACATTCTGGCCGGGCAGGAGGGAGCCGACGACACCGCTACGCCGTCGGTGCGCTGGACGCAGTTGTTTGCTTCCCGGCAAACGTGGGTGCTGATTGTGGGCAAGGGCCTGATCGACCCTATTTACTGGTTTTTTCTGTTCTGGCTCCCGTCGTATTTCTCGGCCATGTTCGCCCTCGACCTGAAAAAACCGAGTTGGGAACTGATGATTATTTACACCGCCACCACCGTTGGCAGCATTGCGGGCGGCTACTTTTCATCGCGGCTCATCAAGCGCGGCTGGCCTACGCTGAAAGCCCGCAAAACCGCTCTGCTCGTATTTGCCGTTCTCGAATTATCGGTGATTTTGTTGCAGTTTGCCACCAACGTCTGGGTAGCGGTGGGACTGCTGAGTTTGGCCGTAGCAGTGCATCAGGCATGGGCTACCAACGTCTTTACGCTGGGGTCCGATCTGTTCCCGAAAGAGATCGTCAGTTCGGCGGTGGGCATTGGCGGCATGGCCGGAGCCGTGGGCGGCATCCTGTTTCCGATGCTGGTAGGCAGTTTGTTAGACAGCTACAAAGCCGCCGACAACCTGTCGGGCGGCTACAACGTACTGTTCACCATCTGCGGCTGCACATACCTGGTCGCATGGGCAATTATCCACCGACTGACGCGCTGA
- a CDS encoding PLP-dependent transferase, which produces MLSRRKILKQLSTLPVMGGLFGSAAPLTTALAAPTAAPRNLVKELGIRTFINAAGTYTAMTGSLMDDDVVNTILASSKEFMMLDDVQTKVGEKIAALTHAESAVVTAGCFSAMTLGLAGVLTGMDQKKVELLPHLEGSGMKSEVIAQKGHSVGYSHALTNTGCKIVQVETIEDVERAINEKTAMLWFLNIQADKGKIMHEQWVALGKKHKIPTMIDIAADVPPVENLWKFNDMGFDLVCVSGGKAMRGPQSAGLLMGKKDLIAAARLSMPPRGSTIGRGMKVNKEEVLGMYVAVEKFIARDQDKDWKMLEERAATIANAARSVKGVTVETFAPELGNHTPTLRIGWDPARVNLTAKALQEGLRNGNPSIEIVVNDTNGINMTAWMLKPGEDKIVATRLKEELTKASV; this is translated from the coding sequence ATGCTTAGCCGACGTAAAATACTCAAACAGTTATCAACGCTGCCCGTGATGGGTGGCCTGTTCGGCAGCGCGGCCCCGCTGACAACTGCATTAGCCGCGCCCACAGCCGCCCCCCGCAACCTCGTCAAGGAATTGGGAATCCGCACGTTTATCAACGCGGCAGGCACCTACACCGCCATGACCGGCTCGCTCATGGACGACGACGTAGTGAATACTATTCTGGCCTCCTCGAAAGAGTTCATGATGCTCGATGACGTGCAAACCAAAGTGGGCGAAAAAATTGCCGCGCTCACTCATGCCGAATCGGCGGTGGTCACGGCGGGCTGCTTCTCGGCCATGACGCTCGGCCTGGCGGGTGTGCTGACGGGGATGGATCAGAAAAAAGTGGAGCTACTACCGCACCTGGAAGGCTCCGGCATGAAGTCGGAAGTGATTGCGCAGAAAGGGCATAGCGTTGGTTACTCGCACGCGCTGACCAATACGGGCTGTAAAATCGTGCAGGTCGAAACCATCGAGGACGTGGAGCGGGCCATCAACGAAAAAACGGCCATGCTGTGGTTTCTCAACATCCAGGCCGACAAGGGCAAAATCATGCACGAGCAGTGGGTGGCGTTGGGAAAAAAACATAAAATTCCGACCATGATCGACATTGCTGCCGACGTACCGCCGGTCGAAAATCTCTGGAAATTCAACGATATGGGCTTCGATCTGGTGTGCGTATCGGGTGGGAAGGCCATGCGCGGGCCGCAGAGTGCGGGGTTGCTGATGGGCAAAAAAGACCTGATTGCAGCCGCCCGGCTCAGTATGCCCCCGCGTGGCTCCACCATCGGGCGCGGCATGAAGGTGAACAAAGAAGAGGTGCTGGGCATGTACGTAGCCGTTGAAAAATTCATCGCCCGCGACCAAGACAAAGACTGGAAAATGCTTGAGGAACGAGCCGCCACCATTGCCAATGCCGCCCGGAGCGTGAAGGGCGTAACGGTCGAAACCTTCGCGCCCGAACTTGGCAACCATACGCCCACCCTGCGCATCGGCTGGGACCCGGCGCGGGTGAACCTCACGGCCAAAGCCTTGCAGGAAGGGCTTCGCAACGGCAACCCATCCATCGAAATTGTGGTGAACGATACCAACGGCATCAACATGACCGCGTGGATGCTCAAACCCGGCGAAGACAAAATTGTAGCAACCCGTCTCAAAGAAGAACTCACCAAAGCATCGGTCTGA
- a CDS encoding SusC/RagA family TonB-linked outer membrane protein yields the protein MSRRLLSQPYSQKIVRACLHQILLSLALLTLAQASGVAGQQVLEQKVTLQLTNADIEKVLDKIEAVAKVKFMYNPQLFGEGQKLSYRFQNEPLSVVLDKVLSPYRVSYEVVQQQIILKRQPGPTHNPTNPPSPAEAPKRRVTGIVLDEKGDGLPGVSVVLKETTPGQSTGAVATRGTTTGADGRFILDAPDNDATLIFSFVGYQRQEVLLGNQTDLSVKMLPESSTLNEVVVTALGISKEKKALAYAVSEVKGSEFVQARENNLANALTGKIAGVQVTGMATGPGGSSRIIIRGNGSLNGNNQPLYVINGMPMDNSIPGGGTTADGNGMNVDRGDGIGGINPDDIESISVLKGGPAAALYGARASNGVILITTKKGRGQKGIGIELNSTTSFETIAVIPNWQYEFGQGVDGRKPATVTEAKSTGRLSYGARMDGQPTIQVDGQLRPYSPQRDNLKHFYRTGTNYINSIAFTGGNETVNFRLGLNNSQSGSIVPNSSFTRRIANLNLNAFLGKKLSIETVFQYNWEQGINRPKVGYADMNPHWATYLVANTVDIRTLAPGYDPATGRETEWNPVPAAPNPYFVINKFKNDDVKNRFISQGSIRYDILDNLYVKGSVSQDFYSFQSEYVQPTGNAFQPLGTYDARKVSSSETNGMVTLNYNNTRLIKNLTFSALLGANAQQAIYDQTQIAGSEFTIPFFYSYTNLAALTTTPTYLKSAINSVFGSVDVGYKNVAYLTVSGRQDWFSVLNPKSNSIFYPSVGGSLILSDAFQMPKAISFAKLRASWAQVGGATVNAYQIYQYYSMQQGGHNGRPVQVLSSSQMPNPDLKPLTSTTYEGGIEARFFNNRLGIDLTLYNRKTTDDIVTTNIALSSGYTSALLNVGELSNKGVELLLTGTPISRGGLVWDVSYNMAYNRSTIERLADGLTGIDIGTGVGGGIVRNVLGRPYGTVWGYNKKTDASGNVVFNTASGYAVRGDLQEIGQGTPPLSMGITNNFRYKNFSLNVLVDGRFGSIVYSNLYQYAYRFGLPQETLPGRETGVTVNGVTPEGAPFTKFWKKEDVDTYYDNDKNYTAMFMFNNDFVKLRQVILSYTLPTVAVRRMKFQGASISFVARNLAILYKDKKNQYFDPESGYTSTNAQGLEAFGVPRTRSLGVNLMVKF from the coding sequence ATGTCAAGACGACTACTTTCTCAACCTTACAGCCAGAAAATCGTGCGGGCCTGCCTGCACCAGATTTTGCTATCGCTGGCTCTCCTGACGCTGGCCCAGGCTTCTGGCGTTGCCGGGCAGCAGGTGCTCGAGCAAAAAGTGACGCTCCAACTGACCAACGCCGACATCGAAAAAGTACTCGATAAAATCGAAGCCGTCGCGAAGGTGAAGTTTATGTATAACCCGCAGCTTTTCGGTGAGGGGCAGAAACTCAGCTATCGGTTTCAGAACGAACCGCTCTCGGTAGTGCTCGATAAAGTGCTGTCGCCCTACCGGGTGTCGTATGAGGTGGTTCAGCAACAAATTATTCTGAAACGACAACCCGGCCCAACGCATAACCCGACCAATCCGCCTTCACCTGCCGAAGCCCCAAAACGGCGCGTAACAGGCATCGTTCTCGACGAAAAAGGCGATGGCCTGCCGGGCGTGAGCGTGGTGCTGAAAGAAACGACGCCGGGCCAGTCCACCGGCGCGGTCGCTACGCGTGGCACTACCACTGGTGCCGATGGCCGCTTTATTTTAGACGCACCCGACAACGACGCCACACTGATTTTCAGCTTCGTAGGCTACCAGCGACAGGAGGTACTACTGGGCAATCAGACTGACCTTTCGGTGAAAATGCTCCCCGAATCCAGCACGCTCAACGAAGTCGTTGTTACGGCATTGGGCATTTCAAAAGAGAAAAAAGCGTTGGCCTACGCGGTGTCGGAAGTGAAAGGCAGTGAGTTTGTACAGGCCCGCGAAAACAATTTAGCCAACGCCCTGACTGGTAAAATTGCCGGTGTTCAGGTGACGGGCATGGCAACCGGCCCCGGCGGTTCGAGTCGCATCATTATCCGGGGCAACGGCTCGCTCAACGGTAACAATCAGCCGCTGTATGTGATAAACGGTATGCCGATGGACAATAGCATTCCGGGGGGTGGCACCACGGCTGATGGCAACGGCATGAACGTGGACCGGGGCGATGGTATCGGCGGTATCAATCCCGACGACATCGAGAGCATCAGCGTGCTGAAAGGTGGCCCCGCAGCGGCCCTTTATGGAGCGCGGGCCTCCAACGGCGTGATTCTGATAACCACCAAAAAAGGGCGCGGTCAGAAAGGGATTGGCATTGAACTCAACAGCACCACGTCGTTTGAGACTATTGCCGTGATTCCGAACTGGCAGTACGAGTTTGGGCAGGGCGTCGATGGCCGCAAACCTGCCACCGTCACCGAAGCCAAAAGCACGGGTCGGCTCTCGTATGGTGCCCGCATGGACGGTCAGCCAACCATTCAGGTCGACGGGCAACTGCGCCCCTACTCGCCCCAACGCGACAATCTGAAGCACTTTTACCGCACCGGCACCAACTACATCAACTCCATTGCGTTTACGGGCGGCAACGAAACGGTTAACTTCCGGCTCGGTCTGAACAACTCGCAGTCGGGTAGTATCGTGCCAAATTCGTCGTTTACCCGGCGCATCGCCAACCTGAACCTGAACGCCTTTCTGGGCAAAAAACTAAGCATCGAAACGGTGTTTCAGTACAACTGGGAGCAGGGCATCAACCGCCCCAAAGTGGGCTACGCCGACATGAATCCGCACTGGGCTACCTACTTAGTTGCCAACACGGTAGACATTCGCACGCTGGCACCGGGCTACGATCCGGCAACGGGCCGCGAGACCGAATGGAACCCCGTTCCGGCAGCACCGAATCCTTATTTCGTGATTAATAAGTTCAAGAACGACGACGTAAAAAACCGGTTCATCAGCCAGGGTAGTATCCGGTACGATATTCTTGATAACCTCTACGTGAAAGGCAGCGTGAGCCAGGATTTTTATAGCTTCCAGTCGGAATACGTTCAGCCAACAGGCAATGCATTTCAGCCGCTGGGCACCTACGACGCCCGCAAGGTAAGCTCGTCGGAAACCAACGGCATGGTAACGCTGAACTACAACAACACCCGCCTGATCAAGAACCTGACCTTCTCGGCTCTGCTGGGTGCCAACGCGCAACAGGCTATCTACGATCAGACGCAGATTGCGGGCAGCGAGTTTACCATCCCTTTTTTCTACAGCTACACCAACCTCGCAGCGTTGACCACCACACCGACGTATCTGAAAAGTGCGATCAACTCGGTATTCGGGTCGGTCGACGTGGGTTATAAAAACGTGGCTTACCTGACCGTTTCGGGGCGGCAGGACTGGTTCTCGGTGCTGAATCCGAAGAGCAACAGCATTTTCTATCCCTCGGTGGGTGGGTCACTGATTTTGTCGGATGCGTTCCAGATGCCCAAAGCCATCAGTTTTGCCAAGCTGCGGGCGTCGTGGGCGCAGGTGGGCGGAGCCACGGTAAATGCCTACCAGATTTACCAGTATTATTCGATGCAGCAGGGCGGCCACAACGGGCGTCCGGTGCAGGTGCTGTCGTCGTCGCAGATGCCCAACCCCGACCTGAAGCCGCTGACGTCGACTACGTATGAGGGCGGTATTGAAGCCCGGTTTTTCAACAACCGGCTGGGCATCGACCTCACGCTCTACAACCGCAAAACCACCGACGACATCGTAACGACGAACATTGCGCTATCGTCGGGCTATACCTCGGCCCTGCTCAACGTGGGCGAGTTGAGCAACAAAGGCGTTGAACTACTGCTGACCGGCACCCCCATCAGCCGGGGCGGTCTGGTCTGGGACGTCAGTTATAACATGGCCTATAACAGAAGCACGATTGAGCGGCTGGCCGACGGACTTACAGGTATCGACATTGGCACGGGCGTGGGGGGCGGCATTGTCCGCAACGTGCTGGGGCGTCCCTACGGCACCGTCTGGGGCTACAACAAAAAGACCGATGCCAGCGGCAACGTAGTTTTCAACACCGCCAGCGGCTATGCCGTGCGGGGCGATTTGCAGGAAATTGGTCAGGGAACGCCCCCGCTCTCGATGGGCATCACCAATAATTTCCGGTATAAAAACTTTTCGCTCAACGTGCTGGTCGATGGCCGATTCGGCAGCATCGTGTACTCGAATCTGTACCAGTACGCCTACCGGTTCGGCCTGCCACAGGAAACCCTGCCCGGTCGTGAAACGGGCGTAACCGTAAACGGCGTAACGCCCGAAGGTGCCCCGTTTACCAAGTTCTGGAAGAAAGAAGACGTGGACACGTATTACGACAACGACAAGAATTATACGGCCATGTTCATGTTTAACAACGATTTCGTGAAACTCCGGCAGGTGATTCTAAGCTATACCCTGCCCACCGTGGCCGTTCGGCGGATGAAGTTTCAGGGAGCATCAATCTCGTTTGTGGCCCGGAATCTGGCAATTCTGTACAAAGACAAGAAGAACCAGTATTTCGACCCCGAATCGGGCTACACCAGCACCAACGCGCAGGGTTTGGAAGCCTTCGGTGTGCCGCGCACGCGCAGTCTCGGTGTGAATCTGATGGTAAAGTTTTAA